Proteins co-encoded in one Neofelis nebulosa isolate mNeoNeb1 chromosome 2, mNeoNeb1.pri, whole genome shotgun sequence genomic window:
- the MOB3C gene encoding MOB kinase activator 3C translates to MALCLKQVFAKDKTFRPRKRFEPGTQRFELYKKAQASLKSGLDLRTVVRLPPGENIDDWIAVHVVDFFNRINLIYGTMAERCSETSCPVMAGGPRYEYRWQDERQYRRPAKLSAPRYMALLMDWIEGLINDEDVFPTRVGVPFPKNFQQVCTKILTRLFRVFVHVYIHHFDSILSMGAEAHVNTCYKHFYYFIREFSLVDQRELEPLREMTERICH, encoded by the exons ATGGCACTGTGCCTGAAGCAGGTGTTCGCCAAGGACAAGACATTCCGGCCTCGGAAGCGCTTTGAACCAGGCACACAGCGCTTCGAGCTGTACAAGAAGGCACAGGCATCACTCAAGTCAGGCCTGGACCTGCGCACTGTGGTGAGGCTGCCACCAGGAGAGAACATCGACGACTGGATCGCCGTGCACGTGGTAGACTTCTTCAATCGCATCAACCTCATCTATGGCACCATGGCTGAGCGCTGCAGTGAGACTAGCTGCCCGGTCATGGCCGGAGGGCCCCGCTATGAGTACCGCTGGCAGGACGAGCGCCAGTATAGGCGGCCTGCCAAGCTCTCAGCGCCGCGCTACATGGCCTTGCTCATGGACTGGATTGAGGGCCTCATCAATGACGAGGACGTCTTTCCCACTCGTGTTG GAGTTCCCTTCCCCAAGAACTTCCAGCAGGTCTGCACCAAGATCCTGACCCGCCTCTTCCGTGTCTTTGTCCACGTCTACATTCACCACTTTGACAGCATCCTCAGCATGGGGGCTGAGGCACATGTCAACACTTGCTATAAACACTTCTACTATTTCATCCGCGAGTTCAGCCTGGTGGACCAGCGGGAGCTAGAGCCACTG